A DNA window from Rhizobium sp. NXC14 contains the following coding sequences:
- a CDS encoding ABC transporter permease, producing the protein MSIRLFSPVVLFLLLVFLIGPFLIIIAASLSAGDTLAFPPQGLSLRWVMKVFTIESFRDSFAMSMFLAVFGTLAALILGIPAAYALSRYPLPAAETVRTIVSLPIIVPGIIVGLALLRYLVVPFGFNITLALFFAHAALVLPYAVRVVSASLDNLRSDIEEAAVLLGSSRLGAFFRVVMPNIRGGILAAFILGFVTSFNQVPVSLFLSGPGVRTLPIDMLGYMETTYDPSIAALSALLAFLSIGIVFLAERFLGFSRYV; encoded by the coding sequence ATGAGCATCCGTCTCTTTTCGCCTGTCGTCCTCTTCCTGCTCCTCGTCTTCCTGATCGGCCCGTTCCTGATCATCATCGCCGCCTCGCTCTCGGCTGGCGACACGCTGGCCTTCCCGCCGCAGGGCCTCTCGCTGCGCTGGGTGATGAAGGTCTTCACTATTGAAAGCTTTCGCGACAGCTTCGCCATGTCGATGTTCCTTGCCGTTTTCGGAACACTGGCAGCCCTCATCCTCGGCATCCCGGCCGCTTATGCCCTGTCGCGTTACCCGCTGCCCGCAGCAGAGACCGTCCGCACCATCGTCTCGCTGCCGATCATCGTCCCCGGCATAATCGTCGGCCTGGCATTGCTGCGTTATCTCGTCGTGCCCTTCGGCTTCAACATCACGCTTGCGCTCTTCTTTGCCCATGCGGCCCTCGTACTGCCCTATGCCGTGCGCGTCGTGTCGGCAAGCCTCGATAATCTGCGCTCGGATATCGAGGAGGCCGCCGTCCTGCTCGGCTCCTCCAGGCTCGGTGCCTTTTTCCGCGTGGTCATGCCGAATATCCGCGGCGGCATCCTGGCCGCCTTTATCCTCGGCTTCGTCACCAGTTTCAATCAGGTGCCGGTCTCGCTCTTCCTTTCCGGCCCGGGTGTCCGAACCCTGCCGATCGATATGCTGGGCTATATGGAAACCACCTACGATCCTTCCATCGCGGCGCTCTCCGCCCTTCTCGCTTTCCTCTCGATCGGCATCGTCTTCCTCGCCGAACGCTTCCTGGGATTCTCGCGTTATGTTTGA
- a CDS encoding nucleoside hydrolase: MGVWIDTDMGFDDIAAILVVALSKYQIDGVSLVFGNTPLPQVRANAAGAASAFGWTFPVHTGRAAPVLGKLETAQAILGETGIPTSGKSLPKAAALAESDAFSALCRWLEGNGPHRILALGPLTNIAAVALARPDLAACITELVWMGGGVTSGNHTASAEFNALADPEALAIVIAHGLPLRMVDLDLCRKVLARPEDVEPVLSAGGANAELIGDMFAGYISIGTSRGRPGMAIYDASAAVGFVAPDIVSFRPARIDVELQGALTRGRTVVETRATHATFNAQFAADIDVEKALNIILAALINEARR, encoded by the coding sequence ATGGGTGTGTGGATCGATACCGACATGGGCTTCGACGACATCGCCGCCATTCTGGTGGTGGCACTGTCGAAATATCAAATCGACGGCGTCTCGCTGGTCTTCGGCAATACGCCGCTGCCGCAGGTGCGGGCGAATGCCGCAGGCGCCGCCAGCGCCTTCGGCTGGACGTTCCCCGTCCATACCGGGCGTGCTGCACCCGTTCTCGGCAAACTCGAAACCGCCCAGGCGATCCTCGGCGAAACCGGAATTCCGACATCCGGCAAGAGCCTACCGAAAGCCGCCGCCCTTGCCGAGAGCGACGCCTTCTCCGCGCTCTGCCGCTGGCTCGAGGGCAACGGACCACACCGCATCCTGGCTCTCGGTCCCCTGACCAATATCGCCGCCGTGGCGCTCGCACGCCCCGATCTTGCCGCATGTATCACCGAACTCGTCTGGATGGGCGGCGGCGTCACATCGGGCAACCATACGGCCTCCGCCGAGTTCAATGCGCTCGCCGATCCCGAGGCGCTGGCGATCGTTATCGCCCATGGCCTGCCGCTGCGCATGGTCGATCTCGACCTCTGCCGCAAAGTGCTGGCAAGGCCGGAGGATGTCGAGCCGGTGCTCAGTGCCGGCGGCGCTAATGCCGAACTGATCGGCGACATGTTCGCCGGCTATATAAGCATCGGCACCAGCCGCGGCCGTCCCGGCATGGCAATTTACGATGCCTCCGCCGCCGTGGGCTTCGTCGCCCCCGATATCGTCAGCTTCCGCCCCGCGCGCATCGACGTCGAACTGCAGGGCGCCCTCACCCGTGGCCGCACCGTCGTCGAGACCCGCGCCACGCATGCGACCTTCAACGCCCAATTCGCCGCCGATATCGACGTTGAGAAGGCGCTTAACATCATTCTCGCCGCCCTGATCAATGAGGCCCGCAGATGA
- a CDS encoding ABC transporter permease — MFQNRAEALALALPAAVFATVVFLLPVAILLSEGFRAGDAWTISAYTGFFSETLNRTVFLRSFRLAIEVTAVSAVIGYAAAFAIVNLPANGKGRMIGLVTLPLMISPVARTYAWIVILGRTGIVNKAITGLGFSDDPLRLLFTETAVFIGLLQLFLPLMILSLISALENMPRDAIPAARVLGANWFQVFWKVVLPLTREGLVIGGTLVFTGSLTAYITPAILGGSKVLMLETLMYQQVSVANDFVSASVIAFILIVMSFAANILLKRLATSRSRR, encoded by the coding sequence ATGTTCCAGAACCGCGCGGAAGCCCTGGCGCTTGCCCTGCCGGCAGCCGTCTTCGCGACGGTGGTATTCCTGCTGCCCGTCGCAATCCTGCTGTCGGAGGGTTTTCGCGCCGGCGATGCCTGGACGATATCGGCCTACACAGGCTTCTTTTCCGAAACGCTGAACCGCACCGTTTTCCTGCGCTCCTTCCGGCTCGCCATCGAGGTCACCGCCGTCTCGGCCGTCATAGGCTACGCCGCAGCCTTTGCAATCGTCAACCTGCCGGCGAACGGCAAAGGCCGCATGATCGGCTTAGTCACCCTGCCGCTGATGATCTCGCCGGTGGCGCGCACCTATGCCTGGATCGTCATTCTCGGCCGCACTGGCATCGTCAACAAGGCGATCACGGGCCTCGGTTTCAGTGACGACCCGCTGCGCCTGCTCTTCACCGAAACCGCCGTCTTCATCGGCCTCCTGCAGCTCTTCCTGCCGCTGATGATCCTGTCGTTGATCAGTGCGCTGGAAAACATGCCGAGGGATGCGATCCCGGCCGCCCGCGTGCTCGGCGCCAACTGGTTCCAGGTCTTTTGGAAAGTCGTCCTGCCGCTCACGCGCGAGGGCCTCGTCATCGGCGGCACGCTTGTCTTTACCGGCTCGCTCACCGCTTACATCACTCCCGCCATCCTCGGCGGCTCCAAGGTGCTGATGCTCGAAACGCTGATGTATCAGCAGGTGTCCGTCGCCAATGATTTCGTCTCGGCAAGCGTCATCGCCTTCATTCTGATCGTCATGAGCTTTGCCGCCAATATCCTGCTTAAACGCCTTGCGACATCGAGGAGCCGCAGATGA
- a CDS encoding ABC transporter ATP-binding protein, which translates to MFDAYLQLDKLTLRYGDTVAVRDLDLAIAKGELVALLGPSGCGKTTTMRAIAGLLKPASGRIGLDGADITGVSANKRAVGLVFQSYALFPHLTVYENVAFGLRLKGVSGADLDARVGAGLKSVGLTTFAGRKPAELSGGQQQRVALARSMVMEPKVLLLDEPLSNLDARLRLEMRAELQRVQKETGVTMIFVTHDQVEALALADRIVVMLDGGIEQIGTPEEIYNNPASAFVADFVGFENVFALKDGKLVTPHGPAALSDPPPQAAAGLAWRPRTVTLGSGPFQGKVHGTSFAGNTREYLLHTPLGPIKAEIDASLPPHEIGSALAFDLPVAGAANLKRFG; encoded by the coding sequence ATGTTTGATGCCTATCTCCAACTCGACAAGCTGACGCTTCGCTATGGTGACACGGTCGCCGTGAGGGATCTCGACCTTGCGATCGCCAAGGGCGAGCTCGTCGCCCTTCTCGGCCCCTCCGGCTGTGGCAAAACGACAACGATGCGCGCCATTGCCGGCCTGCTGAAGCCCGCATCCGGTCGCATCGGCCTCGACGGCGCCGATATAACCGGCGTCTCCGCCAACAAGCGCGCCGTCGGCCTCGTCTTCCAGTCATACGCGCTGTTCCCGCATCTGACGGTCTACGAGAACGTCGCCTTCGGCCTGCGCCTCAAAGGCGTTTCGGGCGCGGATCTCGATGCCCGCGTCGGCGCCGGCCTGAAATCCGTCGGCCTCACCACTTTCGCCGGCCGCAAGCCCGCCGAACTCTCCGGCGGCCAGCAGCAGCGTGTCGCACTGGCGCGATCCATGGTGATGGAGCCGAAGGTCCTGCTGCTTGACGAACCGCTCTCTAACCTCGACGCCCGCCTTCGTCTCGAAATGCGCGCTGAATTGCAGCGCGTGCAGAAGGAGACCGGCGTCACCATGATCTTCGTCACTCACGACCAGGTCGAGGCCTTGGCGCTCGCCGACCGCATCGTCGTCATGCTGGACGGCGGCATCGAACAGATCGGCACGCCGGAGGAGATCTATAACAATCCCGCCTCCGCCTTCGTCGCCGATTTCGTGGGCTTCGAAAATGTCTTCGCTCTGAAAGACGGAAAGCTTGTGACGCCGCACGGCCCCGCAGCACTCTCTGATCCGCCGCCCCAAGCTGCGGCCGGCCTGGCTTGGCGCCCGCGTACGGTGACCCTCGGCTCCGGTCCGTTCCAAGGCAAAGTGCACGGCACGTCTTTCGCCGGCAACACACGCGAATACCTCCTCCATACGCCGCTTGGGCCTATCAAGGCTGAAATCGACGCGAGCCTGCCGCCACACGAGATCGGCAGTGCGCTCGCCTTCGATCTGCCGGTCGCCGGCGCGGCCAACCTCAAGCGCTTCGGGTGA
- a CDS encoding ABC transporter substrate-binding protein, with amino-acid sequence MKKALMASAALAALWPFAASAAERTLTISVYAFAQDDFKTLVYDPFEAQCGCKLVVETGNSVERLAKMEANKANPVVDLAAVSMADALAASRAGLIDKIDTAKLANFAKLYDVAKDPNGNGMSVGYTFYATSIAYRSDKMKIESWADLLKPEYVGHVAFPNVTTNQGPPALYMLGLALGKDTPDLQGPIAALGDKKDDIVTFYEKSSQLVQLMQQEEIWAAPIGRFSWAGFTKLGLPIAWATPKEGQTGGMNVLVLTKGSKNQDLAMQFMDFWLSTETQTKLAEKLIDSPANSEVKLSDAAAGNLTYGEETAKSLKLIPSAVTLDNRAAWLKTWNEKVGQ; translated from the coding sequence ATGAAAAAAGCTCTCATGGCGTCGGCGGCACTCGCCGCACTTTGGCCGTTTGCCGCCTCCGCAGCCGAACGGACACTGACCATTTCCGTCTATGCCTTCGCGCAGGACGACTTCAAGACGCTGGTCTATGATCCGTTCGAAGCCCAATGCGGCTGCAAGCTGGTGGTCGAGACCGGCAACAGCGTCGAGCGGCTGGCAAAAATGGAGGCGAACAAGGCCAACCCCGTGGTCGATCTCGCCGCCGTTTCGATGGCCGATGCGCTTGCCGCATCACGCGCCGGACTGATCGACAAGATCGATACCGCGAAGCTTGCCAATTTCGCCAAGCTCTACGACGTCGCCAAGGACCCCAACGGCAACGGCATGAGCGTTGGCTACACTTTCTATGCCACGTCGATCGCTTATCGTTCCGACAAGATGAAGATCGAGTCCTGGGCCGATCTCCTGAAGCCGGAATATGTTGGCCATGTCGCCTTCCCGAACGTCACCACCAATCAGGGCCCGCCGGCGCTCTACATGCTGGGCCTGGCGCTCGGCAAGGATACGCCCGATCTGCAAGGCCCGATCGCAGCGCTGGGCGACAAGAAGGACGACATCGTCACCTTCTACGAAAAATCCTCGCAGCTCGTGCAACTGATGCAGCAGGAGGAAATCTGGGCAGCCCCCATCGGCCGTTTCTCCTGGGCCGGCTTCACCAAGCTCGGCCTCCCCATTGCCTGGGCAACGCCGAAAGAGGGACAGACCGGCGGCATGAATGTTCTCGTGCTGACCAAAGGTTCGAAAAACCAGGATCTCGCCATGCAGTTCATGGATTTCTGGCTCTCGACCGAGACCCAAACCAAGCTCGCCGAAAAGCTGATCGACAGCCCAGCGAATAGCGAGGTCAAGCTTTCGGACGCTGCCGCTGGCAACCTCACCTATGGCGAGGAAACGGCCAAGAGCCTCAAACTGATCCCTTCTGCCGTCACCCTCGACAACCGAGCCGCTTGGCTGAAGACCTGGAACGAGAAGGTCGGCCAGTAG